Proteins encoded in a region of the Bradyrhizobium sp. CB3481 genome:
- a CDS encoding metallophosphoesterase family protein: MRLAIFADIHANRQAFAACLDFARSRGAERMVCLGDIVGYGADPEWAVDTVMALIDDGAIAVLGNHDHAISTPSETMNAEAQMAIEWTRGRLSVAQRRFLAELPLTRREDDRLYVHSEASNPGRWHYVRGTSDAARSLEATDAHVSFCGHIHRPALYSMSSAAKMTSFIPTNDVPVQLLGGRRWLAVLGSVGQPRDGDPAASFAMLDTVSREITYCRVPYDVEAAADRIRANGLPPWLADRLLIGR, translated from the coding sequence TTGCGGCTGGCCATTTTTGCCGATATCCACGCCAACCGGCAGGCCTTTGCTGCCTGTCTCGATTTCGCGCGCTCCCGCGGTGCGGAGCGGATGGTCTGCCTCGGCGATATCGTTGGCTATGGCGCCGATCCGGAATGGGCGGTCGATACCGTGATGGCACTCATTGATGACGGCGCGATCGCCGTCCTCGGCAACCACGATCATGCGATCTCTACGCCGTCGGAGACGATGAATGCCGAAGCCCAGATGGCGATCGAGTGGACGCGCGGCAGGCTGAGCGTGGCGCAACGGCGTTTTCTTGCCGAACTGCCGCTGACCCGCCGCGAGGACGATCGCCTCTACGTGCATTCCGAAGCCTCGAATCCGGGGCGATGGCATTATGTGCGGGGAACCTCGGACGCGGCGCGCAGCCTGGAGGCGACCGACGCCCACGTCAGCTTCTGCGGACACATCCATCGCCCGGCGCTTTATTCGATGTCGTCGGCAGCGAAGATGACGAGCTTCATTCCGACCAATGACGTGCCGGTGCAATTGCTCGGCGGCCGCCGCTGGCTCGCCGTGCTCGGCTCCGTCGGCCAGCCGCGCGACGGCGATCCGGCAGCATCGTTTGCGATGCTCGATACGGTTTCGCGCGAGATCACCTATTGCCGGGTGCCCTATGACGTCGAGGCGGCTGCGGACCGGATACGCGCCAACGGTCTGCCGCCCTGGCTTGCCGATCGTCTGCTGATCGGGAGGTGA
- a CDS encoding bifunctional serine/threonine-protein kinase/universal stress protein translates to MGKSAIAPGTVLDGFTVGECVHHGGMATLWTVTHPGIPVPLLMKVPRIAEGEDPAAIVSFEMEQMILPRLAGMHVPGCFGTGDFDRQAYVVLERIPGKTLYSRIDELPIPYEEARVLGGKIATALADLHRQNVIHHDIKPSSIMFRPTGECVLIDFGLSHHNQLPDLLQEEFRLPYGTAPYMAPERLLGVRDDPRSDLFSLGVLLYFFTTGVRPFGESETLRGMRRRLWRDPYPPRKLRSDYPPWLQEIVLRCLEIEPVWRQPTASQLAFDLAHPDQVKLTARSERMQRDPLSTVWRRRFNRGVTLPRPKSDVAAQLASGPIVVVAIDTEEASATLNACLRRTAAQLLATLPSARLACLNVLRLGRVTIDRTLDEQGNNKHIDRMVALRHWAQPLELDESRLTVHVLEAVDPAAAILEFTRVNNVDHIVMGARQNSMLRTLLGSVAGKVAAEAACSVTVVRPPRSAEVAPPEEIT, encoded by the coding sequence ATGGGCAAGTCTGCAATCGCGCCGGGGACGGTGCTCGACGGCTTCACGGTCGGGGAGTGCGTCCACCATGGAGGCATGGCGACGCTGTGGACGGTGACACATCCCGGCATCCCCGTGCCGCTATTGATGAAGGTGCCGCGGATTGCCGAGGGCGAGGACCCCGCGGCCATCGTCTCGTTCGAGATGGAGCAGATGATCCTGCCGCGGCTGGCGGGCATGCACGTGCCGGGCTGCTTCGGCACCGGCGATTTCGACCGTCAGGCCTACGTCGTCCTGGAACGTATCCCCGGTAAGACGCTGTATAGCCGCATCGACGAGCTGCCGATTCCCTATGAGGAGGCGAGGGTGCTGGGCGGCAAGATCGCGACCGCCTTGGCCGACCTGCACCGGCAGAACGTCATTCACCACGACATCAAGCCGAGTAGCATCATGTTCCGCCCCACAGGCGAATGCGTGCTGATCGATTTCGGCCTGTCGCACCACAACCAGTTGCCTGACCTGTTGCAGGAAGAATTCCGGCTGCCCTACGGCACCGCGCCCTATATGGCGCCGGAGCGCCTGCTCGGCGTGCGCGACGATCCGCGCAGCGATTTGTTTTCGCTGGGCGTGCTGCTGTATTTCTTCACCACCGGCGTGCGGCCGTTCGGCGAGAGCGAAACGCTGCGCGGCATGCGGCGCCGGCTGTGGCGCGATCCCTATCCACCACGCAAGCTCAGGAGCGACTATCCGCCATGGCTACAGGAAATCGTGCTGCGGTGCCTGGAGATCGAGCCGGTGTGGCGGCAGCCGACGGCGTCGCAACTGGCGTTCGACCTCGCCCATCCCGACCAGGTCAAGCTGACGGCGCGATCGGAGCGGATGCAGCGCGATCCGCTCTCTACGGTTTGGCGCCGCCGCTTCAACCGCGGCGTGACGTTGCCGAGGCCGAAATCCGACGTGGCGGCGCAACTGGCGTCCGGGCCGATCGTGGTCGTCGCGATCGATACCGAGGAAGCATCGGCGACGCTGAACGCGTGCCTGCGCCGGACCGCTGCACAGCTGCTCGCAACGCTGCCGTCGGCGCGGCTCGCCTGCCTGAACGTGCTGAGGCTCGGCCGCGTCACCATCGACAGGACGCTCGACGAGCAGGGCAACAACAAGCATATCGACCGCATGGTCGCGCTGCGGCACTGGGCGCAGCCGCTGGAGCTCGACGAGAGCCGGCTGACGGTGCATGTGCTGGAGGCGGTCGATCCCGCGGCGGCGATCCTGGAATTCACCCGCGTCAACAATGTCGATCACATCGTGATGGGCGCGCGGCAGAATTCGATGTTGCGCACGTTGCTAGGCAGCGTTGCCGGCAAAGTTGCCGCCGAAGCCGCCTGCAGCGTGACGGTCGTGCGCCCGCCGCGGTCGGCGGAGGTCGCTCCGCCCGAGGAAATCACATAA
- a CDS encoding PH domain-containing protein — MTNSDAAFQRELDAGERLLWSGRPLPDLRIESGSLLHSLFGFVFLGIAVASLLAAGKESSIFPTLWTIPFVVVGLYVSVGHFFWSAFCRRYTEYAVTNQRVIVRSNMPRRTIQSIEYRKIRTITLTEKSDGSGTIQFGESGGADAGDASATRMEAVADARLVYNIIRKASHRLA; from the coding sequence ATGACCAATTCGGATGCAGCGTTCCAGCGCGAGCTCGACGCCGGCGAGCGGTTGTTGTGGAGCGGCCGGCCATTGCCTGACCTTCGGATCGAATCCGGCAGTCTGCTCCACTCGCTCTTTGGGTTCGTCTTCCTGGGCATTGCGGTTGCGTCGCTGCTTGCCGCCGGCAAGGAAAGCTCCATCTTTCCGACGCTATGGACGATACCGTTTGTCGTCGTTGGCCTTTACGTGTCGGTCGGGCACTTCTTCTGGAGCGCGTTCTGTCGCCGCTACACCGAATATGCCGTGACCAACCAGCGCGTCATCGTACGCTCAAATATGCCGCGGAGAACGATTCAATCGATCGAATACCGCAAGATCCGGACGATCACGCTGACCGAGAAGTCCGACGGCAGCGGGACGATCCAGTTCGGTGAAAGCGGCGGTGCCGATGCAGGAGACGCCAGTGCAACGCGAATGGAAGCCGTCGCCGATGCGCGGCTGGTCTACAATATCATCCGTAAGGCGTCGCACCGTCTGGCCTGA
- a CDS encoding DNA-directed RNA polymerase subunit N has protein sequence MIKALATAALLLALAPSAAFAQRAGDAALGAVAGAVVLGPVGAVAGAFVGYTAGPSISRSWGLEGSRSSRHRRHSSRDSVRGARAEAMAAAPAERSGRAPSSPSPRSKAPPVQTLE, from the coding sequence ATGATCAAGGCCCTCGCCACCGCTGCATTGCTCCTGGCACTCGCCCCCTCGGCCGCGTTCGCGCAGCGTGCGGGTGACGCGGCGCTCGGCGCCGTGGCCGGCGCCGTCGTGCTGGGCCCGGTCGGGGCCGTCGCCGGCGCCTTTGTCGGCTATACGGCCGGCCCGTCGATCTCGCGCTCATGGGGATTGGAAGGCTCGCGCTCGTCGCGGCACCGCAGGCACTCGTCAAGGGATAGCGTGCGCGGGGCGCGGGCCGAAGCCATGGCTGCCGCACCGGCGGAACGGAGCGGCCGCGCCCCCAGTTCTCCCTCGCCGCGCTCAAAGGCCCCGCCGGTTCAAACACTCGAGTGA
- the rpe gene encoding ribulose-phosphate 3-epimerase translates to MSQQFASRPLVIAPSILAADFAKLGEEVRAVDAAGADWIHLDVMDGHFVPNISYGPDVIKAMRPHTKKIFDAHLMISPCDPYLEAFAKAGCDHITVHAEAGPHLHRSLQAIRALGKKAGVSLNPGTPASAIEYVIDLIDLVLVMSVNPGFGGQAFIKSALGKVSDIRAMTAGRPIDIEVDGGVGPDVAGQLAAAGANALVAGSAVFKGGTLEAYKANISAIRHAAALARGEAA, encoded by the coding sequence CATCGCGCCATCGATCCTGGCGGCGGATTTCGCCAAGCTTGGCGAGGAGGTCCGCGCCGTCGATGCGGCCGGCGCCGACTGGATCCATCTCGACGTGATGGACGGACATTTCGTGCCGAACATTTCCTACGGCCCCGACGTCATCAAGGCGATGCGGCCGCATACGAAGAAGATATTCGATGCGCATCTGATGATCTCGCCCTGCGATCCCTACCTCGAAGCCTTCGCCAAGGCCGGCTGCGACCACATCACCGTTCACGCCGAGGCCGGCCCGCATCTGCATCGCTCGCTGCAGGCGATCCGCGCGCTCGGCAAGAAGGCCGGCGTCTCGCTCAACCCCGGCACGCCGGCGAGCGCCATCGAATACGTCATCGATTTGATCGACCTCGTGCTCGTCATGTCGGTCAATCCCGGCTTTGGCGGCCAGGCCTTCATCAAGTCGGCGCTCGGCAAGGTCAGCGACATCAGGGCGATGACGGCGGGACGTCCGATCGACATCGAGGTCGATGGCGGGGTCGGGCCCGACGTCGCGGGCCAGCTGGCCGCCGCCGGCGCCAACGCGCTGGTCGCGGGCTCGGCGGTGTTCAAGGGCGGCACGTTGGAGGCCTACAAGGCCAATATTTCCGCGATCCGCCATGCGGCGGCGCTGGCGCGCGGCGAAGCAGCTTGA